The sequence below is a genomic window from Deltaproteobacteria bacterium.
TTCGCTCCCGCACTTGGGGCAATTAACGGTGCCCGGCGTGTCTTCGACCGGCTTGCCGCAGCGGGGGCAGAACCTGGCGTTCGGAGTCAGGTTCTTCCCGCAACTCGCGCACTTTTTGAAGACCAGGAGCTGGTGCCCGCAACTGGGGCAGAATCTGGCATCCACGGGAACGGGATGCTTGCAATCGGGGCAAAGAGAGCCAGGTGTTTCATCGCCGCCGTTCGGGGTGTGCGGTCTGGCCCCGGCAAAGTACTGGGCGAACATGGCCGGCATCATGAGGCCCATGCCCAGACCCATGCCCTGGCCGGATTCACTCCCCGCTTCCGAGGCCTTCTCCATGGCCATGGCCGCCTTCATCTGCATGAGCTTGTTCATGTCCTTGAAAACCCCCATGCGGGCCCGGTCGTCGATGGCCGCCTGCACTTCCGGAGGAGGGGTAATGGCGTTCACATACAGGCCGCTCAAGGCCAGCCCGAAGCGGCTGAAATCCTCTTGAAGTCGCTTGGCGAGGCCTTCGGACAACTCATCATACTTGGCGGGAAGATCGAGGATGGAATCCATGGTCTCCCCCATGTAATCGTTGAATCGCGAGACGATCACCCGGTTCAGGTATCCCTCGACGGCCTCCGTGCTCATCATGCCCTGGGTCCCCACCAGGCTGTTTATGAAGAGAACGGGCTGTACCACCTGGACGTTGAAGACACCAAAGGCCCGCAACCGGATCAGACCCAACTCCGAGTCTTTGAAGGCCACGGGATCCCGCGTACCCCACTTGAGATTGGTGAAGATCTTCAGGTTGACGAAATAGACCTCAGCCCTCAGGGGGCTTGAAAGTCCCCAGGGGATACTGGCGATCTTGGTAAGTATCGGGATGTTTGCCGTCTTGAGGGTATGCCGGCCCGGCCCGAAGGCCTCAACGGCCCTTCCCTGGTAGAAAAAGACCCCGGCCTGGCTCTCCCGGACGGTCAATTGGGCCCCGTATTTGATCTCTCCGGAACCTCCCTCAGGTATCCGGTGAACCAGTTCCCTGCCCGTCTCGTCGAACCACTCAATAACCTCCAGAAAGACCACGTTGTTTGTTCCCATGCCGGCCCTCCATTGTTTTTGCACCGATTATTTCCCATATCTAT
It includes:
- a CDS encoding SPFH domain-containing protein; translated protein: MGTNNVVFLEVIEWFDETGRELVHRIPEGGSGEIKYGAQLTVRESQAGVFFYQGRAVEAFGPGRHTLKTANIPILTKIASIPWGLSSPLRAEVYFVNLKIFTNLKWGTRDPVAFKDSELGLIRLRAFGVFNVQVVQPVLFINSLVGTQGMMSTEAVEGYLNRVIVSRFNDYMGETMDSILDLPAKYDELSEGLAKRLQEDFSRFGLALSGLYVNAITPPPEVQAAIDDRARMGVFKDMNKLMQMKAAMAMEKASEAGSESGQGMGLGMGLMMPAMFAQYFAGARPHTPNGGDETPGSLCPDCKHPVPVDARFCPSCGHQLLVFKKCASCGKNLTPNARFCPRCGKPVEDTPGTVNCPKCGSENLRGAHFCNQCGERL